GAGCGGAAAGCGGAATCACTTCAACCACCGCCGCCCGAAAAGCCGACTGCCTGCCCGGGTCGGAAAGCGCACCGGTTTCCGGAGTTACCGACCTCGGCGCTCCTCCCGCTTCCTTTTCCGGGAGGCGGCAATCTGACGCTCTCGGCGCGTGACGCCGCAGGCTTTGGTATAAATAAAGGCCGCGCAGCTGTTGCTTTTTCTGTGCTCGCGCGACTCACAACATGGCGCCGGTGAGTGAGCGACGTCTTGGTGTTTGTGCGGCTTTGTAATGATTTTTCCATCTGTCGAGTGGGAACGTCTCAGTCGAGATGTAGGAAGGGGAGGAATGGAATCTGGGTTAGGAACGTAACCGAGACGCGATGATCCTGAATTGTTTTTCGAGATTTCCGACAGATGCCATGCGGTCTAGTGGAGTTGGAGCTGGCCCCGGAATTGGTTTGGGGTGGGTAGTTGGGCACGCGGGTAAGAGGGAGTTACGACTGTAAATGGGCCGATGGTACTGCAATCTGTCCCATTTCTTTACTCTCGCGCCTGATAATGCTTTTGCCACTCTGCACTAGGAAGGGGAAAGGTGGGTAGTCGAGCCGGTCTGACGGCCTTTGCAAGGCCAGAGCTCCGGGGCTCTCATATCCCGCTCTGGCCGACATCACAGAAGTTTCTGAGAACTTTAAGTTGGGGAAGAAATTTCTCAAGTctaggccgagcgcggtggctcacgcctgtaatcccagactttaggaggccaaggcgggtggatctcctagtcaggagttcgagatcatttaggagaaaccccatttctgctaaaaatacacaattagctgggcgtggtggcgcgtgcctgtaatcccagctactccggaggctgaggcaggagaatcgcttgaacctgggaggcagaggttgcagtgagcctagatcgtgctgctacactccagcctgggcaacaagagcgaaactctgtctcaaaaaaaaaaaaaaaaaaaaaagtctagtttCCTGCAACGTGAAATGAACGTGTTTCTGATATTATACTTAAGGCATTAGTAAGGGAACCAGTAAGATGTTACAGTGTTCCTAAGAATATTTGAAAAGCTAAGTATTTACGTGCAATTTACAAATAAAGTTAGGATAAAATTTCTGGGCTAGTTACAAAACTGGGTAATGCTCAGCATGGCCATAAACCCTATAGGTTATCTTCCATTAGACAAATTGTGTCTCCCAaattgacttctgtgcaccaaGTAATTTGGGAAGGCGGGGGCACCTGTTACCGGGCTACCTGAGAAAGCAAACTAAGGTGTAATACTTGGTAGCCGTTTAGATGGATCTAAATGGGTGTTTATAGTCATAAATCCTGATCCtgatgtgtgtatttatattacAGTGAATGTACGTTGTTACTGGCCATAGCAACGTTTTGCTTGTGTAACCTTATTATATGGTCTTGTTATAAAAGGTTTGGGTGCGGAAAtttgggggtttttgtttttctcccaaaAGTCAAGATTATTGAATATTCTCGACATAAGTGGATGGAATCCTAGCTCTGGCACTTAAACTCAGCTTGGGCTAGGAGGTGTACTAATCTGTTCCATCTGCAGTCGGTGGCAGTAAAACATGATAATTTAAAATTGAACATCAGTGGTATGGAAGACCAAGACCATAACTTTTTGACGATTTGAACAAATTAGGACTTGGTTAGAGGTTCTGATCATCCCCAGAgtgggtgttttgttgttgttgttttatttttgtatatgtaacCTCACAATACATTGTACAGATTGCCTTGatacaaactttaaaattatttataaaaattgtctTCATAGCCAGGTActaattatttcacatttatgTAGCAGAAAGACAAGAAACCCAAGAAGTCCACCTGGAAGTTTAATTTGGACCTTACTCATCCAGTAGAAGATGGAATTTTTGATTCTGGAAATTTTGTAAGTATCATTCTACTTGGCTTATTTTTATAATCCAAGTTATTGATAAtggtttaaatatataaatatttgacaaTAATCTAAGCTCTATTCCTAGGGTGCCTTCCCTAGTGAATATCTAGGGTTCTCTTCCCTAGTTTTgcattctttctgttttaaaataggaGCAATTTCTACGGGAGAAGGTTAAAGTTAATGGCAAAACTGGAAATCTCGGGAATGTTGTTCACATTGAACGCTTCAAGAATAAAATCACTGTTGTTTCTGAGAAACAGTTCTCCAAAAGGTTGGTACTTCTGcaaatttttattatagttttggaatatttcatatataattattGCATGTATTCTGTTTATATGCAAGAATAAATGCGAACTTACTAAAGGCCTACATAAATGGGAAATTCAGTAAATGAGTGCCAATTGCTGAGACTAGTTTTAAGTGTAATTTATTGCTAGAATATTACCAGTTGGGTCCAGGGTTCCTATCCAGTAAATGACAGGCCCTGGAAATCCAATTTGTTTATGACCTTTAATGCTGGGTACTTGAGTATTTGAGTATGTTGCAAGAAACATGT
This genomic stretch from Callithrix jacchus isolate 240 chromosome 17, calJac240_pri, whole genome shotgun sequence harbors:
- the RPL22L1 gene encoding ribosomal protein eL22-like isoform X2; this translates as MAPKDKKPKKSTWKFNLDLTHPVEDGIFDSGNFEQFLREKVKVNGKTGNLGNVVHIERFKNKITVVSEKQFSKRYLKYLTKKYLKKNNLRDWLRVVASDKETYELRYFQISQDEDESESED
- the RPL22L1 gene encoding ribosomal protein eL22-like isoform X1; translation: MAPQKDKKPKKSTWKFNLDLTHPVEDGIFDSGNFEQFLREKVKVNGKTGNLGNVVHIERFKNKITVVSEKQFSKRYLKYLTKKYLKKNNLRDWLRVVASDKETYELRYFQISQDEDESESED